The following coding sequences are from one Anolis sagrei isolate rAnoSag1 chromosome 6, rAnoSag1.mat, whole genome shotgun sequence window:
- the LENG1 gene encoding leukocyte receptor cluster member 1 has product MNILPKKSWHVRNKDNVARVRRDEAEAEEQRRKKEARVLLAEQEARTDFLRKKARLSAPGSHDKDSELVPLSLETPTGHLNLFQELQESGNKEYEEEKRKEKERQEKALGILTYLGQSAAEAQTNRPWYQEAPERDKAVVKDEKLKGKLDPLLEMEKHLRKKKGSHKKEGKKEKEERRGKEKGNLAVRPASSSASSPLEQLRQERLRREKAERVRAESLLAQRAGTLQPQEAEEEQDDRKRGYNSQFHPQLARKRVWESQ; this is encoded by the exons ATGAATATCCTCCCGAAAAAGTCATGGCACGTACGGAACAAGGACAACGTGGCCCGCGTGAGGCGGGACGAAGCGGAGGCCGAGGAGCAGCGGAGGAAGAAAGAGGCCCGAGTCCTGCTCGCGGAACAGGAG GCTCGAACCGATTTCCTGCGCAAGAAAGCACGCCTCTCAGCCCCAGGAAGTCATGACAAAGACTCAGAGCTGGTCCCTTTAAGCTTGGAAACACCCACAGGCCATCTCAACCTATTTCAAGAGTTGCAGGAGAGTGGCAACAAAGAAtatgaggaagagaagaggaaagaaaag GAGCGACAGGAAAAAGCTCTGGGCATCCTCACTTACTTGGGCCAGAGTGCAGCAGAGGCCCAGACCAATCGTCCTTGGTATCAGGAGGCGCCAGAACGAGACAAAGCTGTTGTCAAGGATGAGAAGCTGAAAGGAAAGCTGGACCCTCTTTTGGAAATGGAGAAGCACTTGCGGAAGAAGAAAGGTTCccacaagaaagaaggaaagaaagaaaaagaggaacgcagggggaaagagaaaggaaacctGGCTGTCAG GCCTGCATCTTCATCTGCATCATCCCCTTTGGAGCAGCTCCGTCAGGAACGGTTGCGTCGTGAGAAGGCAGAGCGAGTGCGTGCCGAGTCTCTTTTGGCCCAGAGAGCAGGAACGCTCCAGCCGCAGGAAGCAGAAGAGGAGCAGGATGACAGGAAACGTGGTTACAACTCCCAATTCCACCCTCAGCTGGCAAGGAAGAGGGTCTGGGAATCACAGTGA